Below is a window of Edaphobacter bradus DNA.
TCATCCCCTAAAAGCCTACCATCGGCCCACCGTGCTCGTTATCCCCCATCGGCACCAGCAAGGAGCGCAGGACGTTCGGGCACAATCTCCCTTAGCCAACCGATCCCCACCAAGGTTCCCGAGCCAAAGACTCGTCATTTCGGAGAAACCCGCTTCTCTACCCAAACCCCTTCCGGGCCAGAACCCTCAAACCCCGCGCAAAGCCCCATCCAGCACCATCGCCACTACCTCCGCCACCCCATCCTGATCATTCCGCCGCCCGATCATCCACCCGCGCCCTTCCGCAATCGACTTCAGGTCTTCAGGAGCGTTCGCCATCAGCACCGCGTGCCCCGCCGCCTCCAGCATCGAGATGTCGTTCCAGTTGTCCCCCACCGCCACAATCTCCTCGGGCTTCACTCCGCGGTCGGCCGCCAGCTGCAGCAGCGCCAGCCCCTTGCTGCAACCCGCCGGCAGAATATCCACAATGCTCAGGTCCCTCTCGGGGTACTCCGTCCGGTGCAGCGCTGCCTCTGCGTTCTCCGCCGCCTGTGGAACCGCCTGCATCCGCTCCGTAGTCTCCTCCGCTCGCTGCTCGTCACGAACCTCGTCCTTGCGCAGCGGAGTAAGCCCCACCGCCGAAACCTTCGGACTCTCCAGCAGCCGCGCCTCCGCCTGCCGCATCTTCTCCACCGGCCCCGTCAGCATCATCTGGATCAGCCCGCCGCTCTCGATCGCCCGCTCGATCGGAACCACCTTCTCGATGTACTGTGCATTGGCCGCCATCCATCGCGCGATGCTCCCGTTCAGCTCCTCCATCTCCTCCACCACCAGGGCCCCGCGCGCATCGTCGCCATCCGGCATCACGCGGTCGAAGGTCAGCAGAAGCGATCTCCTGTACTCCCCCAAATGCCCGCAAAGCCACTCCGCCGTCGGCCCCGGCAACAGAGTCCGCTCCAGCAGCTTCGCCCCCAGTGTCCGGGTCACCGCCCCATTTGAGCTGATCAGCGCATTCTCCTCATTCAACCCCAGCCCGCGCAGCACCCTCATCGCATAGCTGTGCCGCCGCCCGGTCGCGATCACGACCTCCACGCCAGCCCGTTCAGCCGCCTCTAAAGCCGCCAGGTTCCGCCGACTCACCTGCCCATCGAGTCCCAGCAGCGTCCCATCCATGTCCAGGGCCAGCATCCGCATCCGTCAATCCCTCATCCTCCCTATCCTCTCACCAGCGCAGCCGCCTCTTCCGCCACTTCCGCCCGAACCGGACACGAATCCACTACTGCCTTCCTTTGCGTTTGCAGCCACGGACGGGTGCCCCAAGTCTCGATTTTGAGACCTGGGTTTCGCAGGATGCATCCCTCGCCACAGACGTCATCTGGATGACGGAGCAGCAGACCGCCTCAAATTGTCTTTGCGGCCTTAGCGTTACCTTTGCGAACTCTGCGTTTGCAGTTGCGTTGTTGCCATTCCGCAGCGCAGTAGCAGGCCCTGAGCAAATCGAAAATGGGGAGGAATCCGCTTTCGCTGACTCCCCCCATGATTTCCACAGAAAATCCTGTCAAGCCCCTAAATCACTCAACCCACTAAAAACAAGCCACTTCCAAGTGGCAGAGTAGTTTCCACCAATCCGCTAAAATAAAAACAGACAGGAAAGCAGCAAGCCCCGGAAACCTCCGGGGCTTTTTCATTTACCCCCGCAACCCGTTTGTTTTGAATATTTTGACCTTTAAGTCCTTTGAATGGAATATTTTACGAGGAGAGGTTTCGATAAGACATTGAAGACAAGCGATTTACAAAAATACCCCCGGGGGGGATCCCTCAGGGCTCGGAGACATGCCCGGTCAGGCTGACCCTCACCCGGTCGATCCGGCGGTCGGTCGAAGCCAGAACCTCCAGGCGCACCCCGTCTTTCTCTACCACCTCGCCGGGCAGGGGAATATGTCCGGCGAGTTCTGAGACCAGTCCGCCCACCGTCGTCGACTCATACTCGTCAGCGAGCCGGGCAGGATTGACCTCCTCCTCGTGGGGCGTCTCCTCATCGCCGTCGGTTGGCTCGATGTCCTCAACCGGCCGCGTCGGCTCACCCATCTGGTCGGCGAACAGCTCCCGCAGCCGCGAGACCTCGAAGCCACCCGAAACCGCATACGCGCCGTCTGCCTCGCGCACAGGGGCCTCATCTTCTCCCTGCTCGTCGTGCTCGTCGGCGATATCGCCAACAATGGCCTCCAGCAGATCTTCGATAGTCACCAGCCCGGCCACGCCGCCGTACTCGTCGATCACCATCCGCATGTGCTGCTTCTCGCGCTGCATCTCGCGCAGCAGCTCGGCAACCTTCTTCGTCTCCGGCACGAACGCCACAGGCCGCTGCATCTGCGCCACCGTTCGCGTCCCTGCCTCGATGTCCAGCACCTTCAGCAGGTCATGGGCAAAGGCGATGCCGGTCACATGGTCCAGCGTCCCGTCAAACACGGGAACGCGCGAAAACGCATGCTCGTTGATCTCCGCCGTAAACTCGCGCAGCGTCAGCGTCCCGGGCACGGCAAAGATCTCCGGTCGCGGCGTCATCACCTCGCGCACTACCTTGTCGCCGAACTCGACCACCGACCGCACCAGCGCGCGGTCCGAAGCCTCGAGGATGCCCTCCTCCTGCCCCGCCTCGAGCAGAGCTTCCATCGCCTCCGAAGGATGCTCCTCAACCGCGACGTCCTCCGGCTCGGCCAGCGCCGCAATCGAAAGCAGCAGTCCCAGCAGCAGCGTCACCGGCAGAATCAGGTAGTACAGCACCAGCAGCAGCAGCCGGATACGCACAACCCATCGACCGCGCGTTCTTGCAAAAAGAATCTGCGGAACCAGCCGGTCGAAGGCCAGAAGCAGCAGGATCAGCTCAATCACTGCGCGCACAATCTCGCCCCAGCCCGGAGCATGCGCGGGGAACGGAGGCCCGTAAAAGAGCCTCACGCCCCACAGCAGCGCAATCGCCGCCAGCGTAAGCTGCCGCAGCACCGAGGCCGACAGCGCAATCGACTCGCGGCCAAGCCGCAGCCGAGGCTCCACCAGTTCCTCCCACGAGTCCACGTTGTCCTGGTACTCGCGGGCAAGAAACTTGCCCATCTCCGAGTAGATGCGGTCCACATACGCCGCCAGCGCTAGAATCGCCAGCAGCAGCGTAATCAGCGCGTTGTAGCCGTATGTCATCGCCGCCGCCTGTCGCGCGGTCTGCTCACGCGCTCGATCAGCGTCACCGGAAGCCGAAGCTCGCGCCGCAACTCCGCCTCGCGCGCGGCCATCTCGCCGTGATCGGTCTCGTGGTCCATGCCTGAGAGGTGCAACAAGCCATGCAGCATCAGCACGCGGACCTCATCGCGCAGCGTATGTCCGAAGCTCGCCGCCTGCCGCTCCGCGGTCTCAAGCGAGATCGCGAGATCGCCTGCATGTTCGCCGGCAATCTCCTCCGGTGAGGGAAAACTGAGCACATCGGTGGGTTTGTTCTTTCCCCTGAAAGCGCGGTTCAACCTCTTCAGTTCAGCATCCGAGGTCAGCAGCACCTCTACGTCGCCGGCAAGTTCCACCGCGCCCCGCGCGCGATTGAGAAACCGCGTCAGGCCGGCCCTGGAGAGTGCCGCCACCGCGGAGTTGGAGAGTGTACTTGGAGGCTCGATGGTAATCATCGCTTGCAGAAGATCGGCAGAGGGAACCGCAGGCTCCCTCTGCCACGATGTTACCTTACTGCGGCTTGGCGACAGGCTTGGTCTTGCTCGTCGCAGTCATCGGCGGCTCCGGCATGGCCGGCTCGCCCATCGAGAGCGGGAGTTCCTGCTGTGCCCGCCCGTAGCTGTCATAGGCGCGCACAATCCGCTGCACAAGGTGGTGCCTGACGACGTCGGTGTCCTCGAAGTGGCAGAAGCGGATGCCCTCGACGCCATCGAGAACATGCAGCGCGTCCAGCAGGCCCGACCTCTTCGGATTCGGAAGATCGATCTGCGTCAGGTCGCCTGTAATCACGGCCTTGGAGTTGTTGCCCATTCTGGTAAGGAACATCTTCATCTGCTCGCTGGTCGTGTTCTGCGCCTCGTCCATGATGATGAAGGCGTCGTTCAGCGTCCGCCCGCGCATGAACGCCAGCGGAGCCACCTCGATCACGCTGGACTCCAGCATCTTGTCCACCTTTGGCGGGTCCACCAGATCGTACAGCGCGTCGTACAGCGGCCGCAGGTAGGGATCGACCTTCTCCTGCAGCGAGCCCGGGAGAAAGCCCAGCCGCTCGCCCGCCTCAACCGCTGGACGGACGAGAATGATGCGGCTGACCCGCTTGGCCATCAGCGCCGAAACCGCCATCGCTACAGCAAGATACGTCTTTCCGGTACCGGCTGGGCCCAGCCCGAAGGTCATATCGTTCTGCTCGATGGCTTCGACATACTTCCGCTGGTTCGGAGACCGCGGCTGCACCATCCGCTTCACGCCGGACGAACGCTGCTTGCCTGAGTCCACCAGCGAGCGCAGCGTCACCGACGGATCGGCGACGACCACCTTGAGCATTCCGTGGAGTTCGCCATTGTGCAGATTTACGCCGCTCCTGCGCAATGCGTCGAAGTCGGCGAAGACACGCTCCACCCTCGCAACGCTGTCGGCGTTGCCTGTCACATGGATGGCGTCAGATCGAAGGTCGATGGTCACATGCAGGCCATCTTCCATCAGACGGAGGTTTTCGTCGTGGGTGCCGTAAAGCGGCTCGATACCGGGGGTGATTTCAATGGCTTGTCTGATCAAGTGTGTAGCTGACCTCCGTCAGGGAAAACGCGGTTAAGGTCTACTCCATTGGATACATGGCTGTGGGCAATAGTTGCGGGGGAAGTAGTCGGGCAGGTAGCGCGGGAAGCCCCCAATGCTTCCTGAGAGCCTGCGACCGGGATGGCGAAAGTTGCCAATCGTGTGCCGAAGATGGGCAAAGAGTAGAACGACACATCGCCCACGTCAAGCTCCGAATGAATCAGAGGAAATACACCGTAGGTTCGGCCAAGCCAGGCGCACCGAGCTCGTTTTTCACCCCAGGGCGGTTGATTTTATGCCCCACCTTCCGTAAACTTAAGGGATTGCAGGGGATGGGCAGGGCTGTGTTTCTGGCCAGCCTCCGGTCTGCATCCCGAATTCCCCGAAAACCACGGGTGAGAGAAAGAGTTCAGAATGGCAAATCATGTTTCTTCGTTGAAGCGCGCACGTCAGACAGAGTCCAAGACCGCGGTAAACCGCGCCAACAAGAGCAAGCTCCGTGGCACCCTCCGCTCGCTGCGTGAGGCCATCGCGAAGGGCGACGCCCAGAACCTCACGCAGGCCTATCGCGAGACCGTCTCGGTGCTCGACAAGAGCGTCCAGAAGGGCGTGATCCACAAGAACACAGCGAGCCGCTACAAGAGCCGCCTGAACGCCCGCGTCAAGGCGGCGTCCGCGAAGAAGGCTGCCTAAGTCCTCAAGCTGTAGAAAGACGAGATCAAGAAGAGGGCCGCTCACCGAGACATCGGGAGCCGGCCCTCTTCTATTTTTGCTATTTTTGCCGCTGCGGTGAGTCTTCGGGCTTGTCTCCCGGTAACGTATAGAGGGTAGGCGGCTTCCGTGGCGCACTCTGCTCGTCAGGCTTGATCTCGGGGGAAGCCGGAACTGCAGAAGACGTGGCGTCGGGCGCAGCAGACGCGGTTTCGCCTGCTGCGCTTGTCGTGGTCGCCGTGTTCGTGCTGGCTGCAGAGTTTGCTGTACCCGCGGCAGTGGTCGCGGCATCGACAAGCGGAGCCGCCGCGGCCTGGCTGTCACCATTCACAGTGCTTCCGGGCGAGGCGCTCGTCGCCGCAGAGTCCGCGGTTCGGCTCAGCGTCGCCTGCGATTCGGGTGCGTCCGAGGTAGCCCCGAACTGCACCGCTGCGTCGTTCGCCTCCGGAGCCGACTTTACCGCCAGTTCGACCGCCTTCTGCTCTTGACCGGTCAGCGGAGGAAGAGGGTAAACCTCAATGGCCTCGTTTCGGATGACCGCGAGGCTCATCCCGTCCGGCGAAAGCGCGAAGTTCTGTCCGGCCCGTTCAATCGGTGAGCTGTCCACGCGAAGAATCTGCTTGCCGCTATCGGTCTGATAGACCACGACAGTCTGCGGCCCGACGAGCTCCGGCAAGAGCGAGTCATCCATCGCAAACGCTGAGTCGCGCACAGCCAGCCGGCTCATCGCAAACCGTCCACCCACCGAAGCGAAGTCGAAGGTCGGCGCAATAAAGGCTTCCGAGATGTTCTGCTGCCACATCTCCTCTCCGCGCAGATTGAAGGCGCCGATGACCTGCTTCGTGTGCCCATTGTGGCAGCCGAAGGCGACGAACTCGCTGCGGCTCACCAGAACCGGAAATGGCCTGCAGTTTGAATCGAAACCTGCCAGCTCTTTCACTTTGCCGGTAAATAATCTGAAGTCGAAGGCCCAGTGCTGGCGTCCCTGGTCGAGAATCGCGACATACCCGGAGGAGTTCGCCGGCACTCTGCCTATACCCCGCGCAAAGATCTGTCCGGCGCGCTGCAGACGCACCTCATCGCCTGGACTCTGAGGCAGCGCGACGCGGAAGAAATCGACCTGAACCGGATCTGGCTCGGGCTTGCGCACCACAGCCACGTCCGGCACGCCCGGGTCAGGAAGAGCGTCAGTCTTGGGCTGTCTGGATTCGACGATCATCAGGTCCGAGTCCGGTGAAAACAGGATCGCTTCAACGCGGCGTCGAGTCGTCACCAGAGGCCGCTCAGCAAACGGATGTCCCGACGCCAGGTTCGCCAGCGGAGCGAAGGAGCTCACCGTATTCCGCACGCGGAGAAGAAAGCGTCCATGTCCCAGGTTCCACAGATACTGCTCGCGGTCGTGGACGCGCCACTCTGTCCGCGCCAGGACCTTGCCACTTGGCAGTTCCAGCAGCAGTGCAACAATGGTTCGGTCCTGATCGTCCGGTGGACAGTCAGACAGGCGCTTCAGCAGCCGTTTCGCGTTGTACGTCAGCAGGAGATGACGGTCGTCAACGAAGTGCACGGTCAGCATTGAGCTTCCGGCCAGCAGAAACTGCTTCGAAAGCGCCTCGTATCCGAGAGGTTCCAGCGGAATGCGGATGGCTTGCTGTGGTCCCCGCGGCCCGGACCCCGGCATCGCAGGCACCGCGAGCAGAGCGAGGCCGAGCATGCAAATGAGCCGGAGACGGGCGTGAGCGGTCATGGGAACCATCGCGACGCAGGACGCGTACCAACTCTCCTGAGGCAGGTATCAATACTGTTTCATAGACGCGGACTGCTCGCCAATAGTGGCAGCGGGCTGAAAAAGCGTATTTATCGGTTTGGGTGGCCAATGATACAAAGACTGAGGGATCTCTGATCCCCCTGGAGGAGAGGCATGAGGAACGGACAAAATTGGATGGGTACGCGCATGTGGCTCCGTCTCGGGGCAGGGATTGCAATTGCGTCGGCCGCGACAGGCGCGGGGCTCGCCCAGCAAAACCACCCAGCCCCGGCCGCAATTACCAAGCCCGTTGAGGTTTACAAGCCCATCCCAGGATTCGACTCCACATCCATCGACACTTCCGTCAATCCCTGCAACGACTTCTACAAGTTCGCCTGCGGTAAGTTTGCGAGCAACCATCCCATTCCTGCTGACCAGCCTGCGGTCGACGAGTTCTACGCCCTGTTCAACGTCAATACGCAGTCCCTCAACAGTATTCTCGCCAAAGCGGCGACCGGCGGCTCCGCGCGTACGCCCAATGAGCAGAAGATCGGCGACTACTACAAGAGCTGCATGGACACGGACGCCATTGAAGCCAAAGGCCTTGCGCCTCTCCAGCCGATGCTCGACGAGATCAAGGCCGTCGAGGATCTGTCCGAGCTTCCGTCGCTCATCGGCAGGCTGCAGCGGAATGGCGTCGATGTCTTCTTCGGCTTCGGCGAACAGCAGGATTACAAGGACGCCAGCAAGCAGATAGCCTTCATCGATCAGGGTGGGCTGGGGCTTCCCGAGCGCGACTACTACCTCAGGACGGGAGCCAAGGACGAGACGCTTCGCAAGCAGTACGTCGAACACGTTGCGAAGATGCTCACTCTGGCCGGTAGCACGCCCGAGCAGGCAACCACGGACGCGAACGCCATCATGGTCTTCGAGACGAAACTCGCAAAGGCCTCCATGCCTGTCACCGAGCGCCGCGATCCTGAGAAGGTTTATCACCTCCAGACCATCGAGGTCCTCGAGAACACGATTCCTGCCGATGCCTTCAATCCTTTTCTGGACGCTGTCGGCTCTGCACGTGTCTCGGAGCTGAACAACGCCAATCCGGAATTTTTGGCTGCGATGATGCAGTCTGTTCATGAGTCCGATATCACGACGATTAAGGCCTACATGCGCTACCATCTGCTCTCGGCTGCCGCGAACCGCCTGCCCAAGCGCTTCGACGACGAGAACTTCGACTTCTACGGTCGCAAGCTCAACGGCCAGCCCGAGCAGAGCCCGCGCTGGAAGCGTTGCTCGAATGCGGTCAACGGCGCGCTTGGAGAGGCTCTCGGTCAGGTCTACGTTGCGCAGTACTTCGCGGGCGACAGCAAGGCCAAGACGCTCCAGATGGTCTACGACATCGAGAACGCCATGGACCGCGACATCGACCAGCTCGACTGGATGTCTCCAGCGACGCGCGTCCGCGCCAAAGAGAAGCTGCATCTGGTGGCCAACAAGATCGGCTATCCCGACAAGTGGCGCGACTACACGAAGCTTGAGGTCAAGCCCGACGACGCGCTTGGCAACAAGTTCCGCGGTAATGCCTTTGAGAACGATCGCCAGCTCGCCAAGATCGGCAAGCCCGTCGATCACAACGAATGGGGCATGACTCCGCCGACGGTCAACGCCTACTACGACCCGAGCATGAACGACATCAACTTCCCGGCGGGAATCCTGCAGCCGGCCTTCTACGACCCCAAGCAGGATGACGCCGTGAACTACGGGCACATCGGCGCGGTCATCGGCCATGAGCTCACGCACGGCTTCGACGACGAGGGCCGCAAGTTCGACGGCAAGGGCAACCTGAGCGACTGGTGGACTCCCGAGGACGCCAAGAAGTTCGAGGCCCGCACCGACTGCCTCGTCAACGAATATGGTTCGTTTACTGCAGTTGATGACGTCAAGGTCAACGGCAAGTTGACGCTCGGCGAGAACACTGCCGACAACGGCGGCCTCGTCCTCGCGTACCTCGCTTACCTTGAACGCGCGAAGATCAACAACGTCGATCTTAAGGCCAAGGTCAACGGCTACACCGCGCCGCAGCGCTTCTACATCGGCTTCGCGCAGAACTACT
It encodes the following:
- a CDS encoding hemolysin family protein, producing MTYGYNALITLLLAILALAAYVDRIYSEMGKFLAREYQDNVDSWEELVEPRLRLGRESIALSASVLRQLTLAAIALLWGVRLFYGPPFPAHAPGWGEIVRAVIELILLLLAFDRLVPQILFARTRGRWVVRIRLLLLVLYYLILPVTLLLGLLLSIAALAEPEDVAVEEHPSEAMEALLEAGQEEGILEASDRALVRSVVEFGDKVVREVMTPRPEIFAVPGTLTLREFTAEINEHAFSRVPVFDGTLDHVTGIAFAHDLLKVLDIEAGTRTVAQMQRPVAFVPETKKVAELLREMQREKQHMRMVIDEYGGVAGLVTIEDLLEAIVGDIADEHDEQGEDEAPVREADGAYAVSGGFEVSRLRELFADQMGEPTRPVEDIEPTDGDEETPHEEEVNPARLADEYESTTVGGLVSELAGHIPLPGEVVEKDGVRLEVLASTDRRIDRVRVSLTGHVSEP
- the ybeY gene encoding rRNA maturation RNase YbeY — encoded protein: MITIEPPSTLSNSAVAALSRAGLTRFLNRARGAVELAGDVEVLLTSDAELKRLNRAFRGKNKPTDVLSFPSPEEIAGEHAGDLAISLETAERQAASFGHTLRDEVRVLMLHGLLHLSGMDHETDHGEMAAREAELRRELRLPVTLIERVSRPRDRRRR
- a CDS encoding HAD-IIB family hydrolase; its protein translation is MRMLALDMDGTLLGLDGQVSRRNLAALEAAERAGVEVVIATGRRHSYAMRVLRGLGLNEENALISSNGAVTRTLGAKLLERTLLPGPTAEWLCGHLGEYRRSLLLTFDRVMPDGDDARGALVVEEMEELNGSIARWMAANAQYIEKVVPIERAIESGGLIQMMLTGPVEKMRQAEARLLESPKVSAVGLTPLRKDEVRDEQRAEETTERMQAVPQAAENAEAALHRTEYPERDLSIVDILPAGCSKGLALLQLAADRGVKPEEIVAVGDNWNDISMLEAAGHAVLMANAPEDLKSIAEGRGWMIGRRNDQDGVAEVVAMVLDGALRGV
- the rpsT gene encoding 30S ribosomal protein S20 is translated as MANHVSSLKRARQTESKTAVNRANKSKLRGTLRSLREAIAKGDAQNLTQAYRETVSVLDKSVQKGVIHKNTASRYKSRLNARVKAASAKKAA
- a CDS encoding M13 family metallopeptidase; its protein translation is MRNGQNWMGTRMWLRLGAGIAIASAATGAGLAQQNHPAPAAITKPVEVYKPIPGFDSTSIDTSVNPCNDFYKFACGKFASNHPIPADQPAVDEFYALFNVNTQSLNSILAKAATGGSARTPNEQKIGDYYKSCMDTDAIEAKGLAPLQPMLDEIKAVEDLSELPSLIGRLQRNGVDVFFGFGEQQDYKDASKQIAFIDQGGLGLPERDYYLRTGAKDETLRKQYVEHVAKMLTLAGSTPEQATTDANAIMVFETKLAKASMPVTERRDPEKVYHLQTIEVLENTIPADAFNPFLDAVGSARVSELNNANPEFLAAMMQSVHESDITTIKAYMRYHLLSAAANRLPKRFDDENFDFYGRKLNGQPEQSPRWKRCSNAVNGALGEALGQVYVAQYFAGDSKAKTLQMVYDIENAMDRDIDQLDWMSPATRVRAKEKLHLVANKIGYPDKWRDYTKLEVKPDDALGNKFRGNAFENDRQLAKIGKPVDHNEWGMTPPTVNAYYDPSMNDINFPAGILQPAFYDPKQDDAVNYGHIGAVIGHELTHGFDDEGRKFDGKGNLSDWWTPEDAKKFEARTDCLVNEYGSFTAVDDVKVNGKLTLGENTADNGGLVLAYLAYLERAKINNVDLKAKVNGYTAPQRFYIGFAQNYCENSRDAIIREQVLTDPHSPDHFRVTGAIVNQPGFADAFGCKKGSPMVPVNSCRVW
- a CDS encoding PhoH family protein translates to MIRQAIEITPGIEPLYGTHDENLRLMEDGLHVTIDLRSDAIHVTGNADSVARVERVFADFDALRRSGVNLHNGELHGMLKVVVADPSVTLRSLVDSGKQRSSGVKRMVQPRSPNQRKYVEAIEQNDMTFGLGPAGTGKTYLAVAMAVSALMAKRVSRIILVRPAVEAGERLGFLPGSLQEKVDPYLRPLYDALYDLVDPPKVDKMLESSVIEVAPLAFMRGRTLNDAFIIMDEAQNTTSEQMKMFLTRMGNNSKAVITGDLTQIDLPNPKRSGLLDALHVLDGVEGIRFCHFEDTDVVRHHLVQRIVRAYDSYGRAQQELPLSMGEPAMPEPPMTATSKTKPVAKPQ